In Luteitalea sp. TBR-22, one genomic interval encodes:
- a CDS encoding AraC family transcriptional regulator, whose amino-acid sequence MDLLTDLLQQAGVRRRLLDLRTLTPAASLRFPCDKSIGLHAVTAGRLFIHAPTLHEPLLLQAGDVAVMARGCHHVLSLHAEPPTEVVTPGIFARDGRDPAAVHDAQVISGAYQLWNDPLHPFLREMPPWFVLPAESVPRLGPLALTLGLLDAEVRRGDLGTSTIVHGLLDAVFTYALRDLTQRQAAEHPGWSQAVADPQIRTVLAALHEDIAHPWTLDDMARRAGLSRTALAERFRAALGDTPLSHLRTLRMQKAMQLLSETDTNLEQVARAVGYQDAFGFSKVFKRTTGMAPRTFRQQDARERLEPRRLRSE is encoded by the coding sequence ATGGATCTGCTCACGGATCTGCTGCAGCAGGCGGGGGTGCGCCGTCGCCTCCTCGACCTGCGCACCCTCACGCCAGCGGCGTCGCTGCGTTTTCCGTGCGACAAGAGCATCGGGCTCCATGCGGTGACGGCAGGTCGGCTGTTCATTCATGCGCCGACCCTGCACGAGCCGCTGCTGCTGCAGGCGGGCGACGTGGCGGTGATGGCGCGCGGATGCCATCACGTCTTGAGCCTGCACGCGGAACCGCCAACCGAGGTGGTCACGCCGGGCATCTTCGCGCGTGACGGCCGCGACCCCGCGGCGGTCCACGATGCCCAGGTGATCAGCGGCGCCTACCAGCTGTGGAACGACCCGCTGCATCCCTTCTTGCGCGAGATGCCGCCGTGGTTCGTGTTGCCAGCGGAGTCCGTGCCCAGGCTGGGGCCGTTGGCCCTGACGCTCGGCCTGCTGGACGCCGAGGTCCGTCGTGGTGACCTGGGAACGTCCACCATCGTGCACGGCCTGCTCGACGCGGTGTTCACCTACGCCCTGCGTGACCTGACGCAGCGGCAGGCGGCCGAGCACCCCGGCTGGAGCCAGGCGGTGGCCGACCCGCAGATCCGCACCGTGCTGGCCGCCCTGCACGAGGACATCGCGCACCCCTGGACGCTTGACGACATGGCGCGGCGAGCCGGCCTGTCGCGCACCGCCCTGGCGGAGCGCTTTCGTGCGGCGCTGGGCGACACCCCGCTCAGCCACCTGCGCACCTTGCGCATGCAGAAGGCCATGCAGTTGCTGTCGGAGACCGACACGAACCTGGAGCAGGTGGCCCGGGCCGTGGGGTATCAGGACGCGTTCGGCTTCTCGAAGGTGTTCAAGCGGACGACCGGCATGGCCCCGCGCACGTTCCGCCAGCAGGACGCGCGGGAGCGGCTCGAGCCGCGTCGCCTCCGGTCGGAGTAG
- the brnA gene encoding type II toxin-antitoxin system BrnA family antitoxin translates to MRVERASSPSEEHAKKKKKKKKPTARTEPLSAARLDAVHDAGEDMSAHMDLSKGTRPGRAVQRVNVDIPVDLLREIDQEARRLGVTRQTFIKIRLADALEKVGR, encoded by the coding sequence GTGCGGGTCGAGCGCGCATCATCTCCGTCAGAAGAGCACGCGAAGAAGAAGAAGAAGAAGAAGAAGCCTACCGCCAGGACTGAACCGCTGTCTGCTGCCCGGCTCGATGCCGTGCACGACGCAGGGGAGGACATGTCGGCGCACATGGACCTCAGCAAGGGCACTCGCCCCGGACGCGCGGTGCAGCGCGTGAACGTGGACATTCCAGTCGACCTGCTGCGCGAGATCGATCAGGAAGCGCGGCGATTGGGCGTCACGCGGCAGACCTTCATCAAGATCCGCCTCGCAGACGCGCTCGAGAAGGTGGGCCGGTGA
- a CDS encoding sigma-54-dependent Fis family transcriptional regulator yields MRASDLDLRELLSFEPTGGIIRFADERVLIFDAVALGLLRRELIRTLGATGARALLTRFGYAHGWRTADTIREGFPWDSEHDWRRAGGWLHMLKGFVRAAPSERVPDAGPKPLAEAVWQDSYEAEQHLLHLGHAEEPVCWTLTGFASGYLSRAYGQDVYCLEERCRGKGDAVCQLVGRPLAEWGDSITSHLPFYQLDSLDAVLTRVTEELKDTERRLYARRHAMGPLARDSDRTSGLVAQSAEMRRVIDVARRVAQVDSTVLITGESGVGKERVARLLHHESARASGPFVAVNCAAVPEALLESELFGHRRGAFTGATQDRVGLFEAAGGGTLLLDEIGEIPAGMQVKLLRALQEREVRRVGENRGRPVDLRILAATNRDLAEDIQAGRFRQDLYYRLRVVEIRVPPLRERRDDILPLARAFLVTRAGGESRKALSLTPAAAQRLTRYHWPGNVRELENAVERASVFATRSRIDVDDLPTEISVARPSAFVAGDARSLADVEREYITGVLRAANGNRAQAAATLGIGTATLYRKLRAYDAAGPRIRPSSTSRANTEGR; encoded by the coding sequence ATGCGAGCATCCGATCTGGATCTACGGGAGCTGCTGTCGTTCGAGCCCACGGGCGGGATCATCCGGTTCGCAGACGAGCGGGTCCTCATCTTCGACGCCGTCGCGCTCGGGCTCCTGCGTCGCGAACTGATTCGCACGCTTGGGGCCACGGGGGCACGCGCGCTCCTGACACGCTTCGGGTACGCACACGGATGGCGGACCGCGGACACCATCCGGGAGGGATTTCCGTGGGACAGCGAGCACGACTGGCGGCGGGCGGGCGGCTGGCTCCACATGCTCAAGGGCTTTGTTCGGGCGGCGCCGTCTGAGCGGGTGCCAGACGCGGGCCCGAAGCCGCTCGCCGAGGCCGTGTGGCAGGACTCGTACGAGGCCGAGCAGCACCTGCTGCACCTCGGCCATGCCGAGGAACCCGTGTGTTGGACGCTGACGGGGTTTGCGAGTGGCTACCTCAGTCGCGCCTACGGCCAGGACGTGTACTGCCTGGAGGAACGCTGCCGCGGCAAGGGCGACGCCGTGTGTCAGCTCGTAGGACGCCCACTCGCCGAGTGGGGCGACAGCATCACGTCACACCTGCCGTTCTACCAGTTGGACAGCCTCGATGCCGTGCTCACGCGTGTCACCGAGGAACTCAAGGACACCGAGCGCCGGTTGTACGCTCGCCGCCACGCCATGGGGCCGCTGGCGCGCGACTCGGACCGGACGTCCGGGCTCGTAGCGCAGAGCGCCGAGATGCGCCGCGTGATCGACGTGGCGCGTCGCGTGGCCCAGGTCGATTCCACGGTGTTGATCACGGGTGAGAGCGGCGTCGGCAAGGAGCGCGTGGCCCGACTCCTCCATCACGAATCGGCCCGGGCCAGTGGGCCGTTCGTGGCCGTCAACTGTGCCGCCGTCCCGGAGGCGCTCCTCGAGTCGGAGCTCTTCGGGCACCGACGCGGCGCGTTCACCGGTGCCACCCAGGATCGCGTGGGGCTCTTCGAGGCCGCCGGTGGCGGCACGCTCCTGCTCGACGAGATTGGTGAGATACCTGCGGGCATGCAGGTGAAGCTGCTGCGTGCGCTGCAGGAGCGCGAGGTGCGGCGCGTCGGGGAGAACCGTGGCCGCCCCGTCGACCTGAGGATTCTGGCGGCCACCAACCGCGACCTGGCCGAGGACATCCAGGCCGGGCGGTTTCGACAGGATTTGTACTACCGGCTCCGAGTGGTCGAGATTCGCGTCCCGCCCTTGAGGGAACGGCGGGACGACATTCTGCCGCTCGCACGTGCCTTCCTGGTGACCCGCGCCGGGGGCGAGAGTCGGAAGGCCTTGTCGTTGACGCCGGCGGCCGCCCAGCGACTGACGCGATACCACTGGCCGGGCAACGTGCGCGAACTCGAGAACGCCGTCGAGCGAGCCTCGGTGTTTGCCACCAGGAGCCGCATTGACGTGGACGACCTACCCACGGAGATCAGCGTGGCGCGGCCCAGCGCGTTCGTGGCGGGCGACGCGCGTTCGCTGGCAGACGTCGAACGCGAGTACATCACCGGGGTGCTGCGCGCCGCCAACGGCAACCGTGCCCAGGCGGCCGCCACGCTCGGCATCGGTACGGCCACCCTGTACCGCAAGCTCAGGGCCTATGACGCAGCCGGGCCACGGATCCGGCCGTCCTCCACGAGCCGCGCGAACACCGAGGGGCGCTGA
- a CDS encoding MBL fold metallo-hydrolase codes for MKNVIVTVVLVALGVGGPAAAQEPVWDPNTVELQRLPVAPGVYALVAAGAKELEAKGVPLATTGGIVVGSRASLVIDTMLNQRLTDIVLKEVGALTRGVPTYAVNTSYHGDHSYGNALVPQSTVVIQHEATKAYVDANFDADVKFMLGAFGPGRGIETARARTGDVLVPKSGLVRLDLGGKLVEIRDFGFAQTGGDLWVWLPQEKVLFAGNPVIAASPAIPWLLDGHLQDTLDTLTRVRDFLPADATIVPGHGAPMKKANLDWHVQYLTALRDQTRVAIANGATLEQAVARVDVSGAERYAIYGWVHKQINVPAAYKELKR; via the coding sequence ATGAAGAACGTCATCGTCACCGTCGTCCTCGTCGCCCTCGGCGTCGGAGGGCCGGCCGCCGCCCAGGAACCTGTGTGGGACCCGAACACGGTCGAGCTTCAGCGTCTGCCTGTCGCACCAGGCGTGTATGCCCTCGTCGCAGCCGGCGCCAAGGAGTTGGAGGCGAAGGGAGTGCCGCTCGCGACCACCGGTGGCATTGTGGTCGGCTCGCGTGCTTCGCTGGTGATCGACACGATGCTCAATCAGCGGCTCACCGATATCGTGCTCAAGGAGGTGGGCGCGCTGACGCGAGGTGTCCCCACCTATGCCGTGAACACGAGCTACCACGGCGATCACTCCTACGGAAACGCGCTCGTGCCGCAGTCGACGGTCGTGATTCAACACGAGGCGACCAAGGCCTACGTGGACGCCAACTTCGATGCTGACGTGAAGTTCATGCTTGGCGCGTTCGGCCCGGGACGCGGTATCGAGACCGCTCGAGCCCGCACCGGTGACGTCCTGGTTCCCAAGAGCGGACTCGTGCGCCTGGACCTCGGCGGCAAGCTGGTCGAGATTCGCGACTTTGGCTTCGCGCAAACGGGTGGCGACCTCTGGGTCTGGCTACCGCAGGAGAAGGTTCTCTTTGCCGGCAATCCGGTCATCGCGGCGAGCCCCGCCATCCCCTGGCTGCTCGATGGCCACCTGCAAGACACGCTGGACACGTTGACGCGCGTCCGGGACTTCCTCCCCGCCGACGCGACGATCGTGCCCGGCCACGGCGCGCCGATGAAGAAGGCCAACCTCGACTGGCATGTCCAGTACCTGACGGCCCTTCGCGACCAGACGCGTGTCGCCATTGCCAACGGCGCCACGCTCGAACAGGCCGTGGCGCGGGTCGACGTCAGCGGCGCGGAACGCTATGCGATCTACGGATGGGTCCACAAACAGATCAACGTCCCCGCGGCCTACAAGGAATTGAAGCGCTGA
- a CDS encoding DUF1080 domain-containing protein, protein MPSPRLAILVLTLACQAIVVPVSAQSPTPVDGTGWQPLFDGHSLDAWRGYRRETLPEHGWAVSDGLLKTVPKVKGSELITRKAYRDFELAWDWRVAPGGNNGVKYFVTEARPSAPGHEYQMIDDTGYPAALTPLQHTAGFYDVLAARTDTALRPAGEWNTSRIIVRGTRVEHWLNGQHVLTYELGSPEVKAGIAASKFRNAPGFGDKIDGHIMLTYHQDECWYRNIRIRELQ, encoded by the coding sequence ATGCCGTCCCCCCGCCTCGCGATCCTCGTCCTCACGCTGGCCTGCCAGGCCATCGTCGTCCCGGTCTCTGCTCAGTCGCCCACGCCGGTCGACGGCACTGGATGGCAGCCGCTGTTCGACGGCCACTCGCTCGACGCGTGGCGTGGTTATCGTCGCGAGACGCTGCCGGAGCACGGCTGGGCGGTCAGCGACGGCCTGCTGAAGACGGTGCCCAAGGTCAAGGGCAGCGAGCTCATCACGCGCAAGGCGTACCGCGACTTCGAGCTGGCGTGGGACTGGCGCGTCGCGCCGGGCGGCAACAACGGCGTGAAGTACTTCGTGACCGAGGCACGCCCGTCGGCGCCCGGGCACGAGTACCAGATGATCGACGACACGGGCTACCCGGCCGCGTTGACGCCGCTGCAGCACACGGCGGGCTTCTACGACGTCCTCGCCGCCCGGACCGACACGGCCCTGCGGCCGGCCGGCGAGTGGAACACCTCCCGCATCATCGTCCGCGGCACGCGCGTCGAGCACTGGCTGAACGGCCAGCACGTCCTCACCTACGAGTTGGGCAGCCCCGAAGTGAAGGCCGGCATCGCGGCGAGCAAGTTCAGGAACGCGCCGGGGTTCGGCGACAAGATCGACGGGCACATCATGCTGACGTACCACCAGGACGAGTGCTGGTATCGCAACATCCGGATCCGCGAGCTGCAGTAG
- a CDS encoding mandelate racemase/muconate lactonizing enzyme family protein, whose translation MRWGAAAVAATAGLGAPGRGAVAASTAAQDASPPVDPARIAAAAAGPILRRELFTSPVTIASVELLKAGDQYLVRVRSREGATGLAVAHPEVLETTWPILTRRVAPFFVGKDARDLEALIDGVYLADSNYKWQGLSFWVPVASVEFAVLDLLGQVARQPIGELLGGVRRRDIAVYRASGNRGNSPEAELAYLQRLVEEIGARAIKFRLGARMRYDEASTRRDLALIPLTRKAFGDAMAIHADANGSYDVPTALRIGALMRDHGLAFLEEPVPFDSYDETRAIADALPLPVAGGEQESSLRRFRWMIEHRGVDVVQPDLFYFGGLIRSIRVARMAAVAGMPCTPHMSGGGLGYLYVAHFASCVPNAGPFQEYKGREDDLPVSSETSSLRCVNGVLTVPTGPGLGVSLDPAFLARAVPVA comes from the coding sequence ATGCGGTGGGGAGCGGCGGCGGTTGCGGCGACGGCCGGGCTCGGCGCCCCGGGGCGTGGCGCGGTGGCTGCGTCCACGGCGGCGCAGGACGCGTCGCCGCCTGTCGATCCGGCACGCATCGCTGCCGCGGCGGCGGGGCCCATCCTCCGGCGCGAGTTGTTCACGAGTCCGGTGACGATCGCCTCCGTCGAACTGCTGAAGGCAGGCGACCAGTACCTCGTGCGGGTCCGGTCGCGCGAGGGTGCCACGGGACTCGCCGTCGCGCATCCGGAGGTGCTGGAGACGACGTGGCCCATCCTCACGCGCCGGGTCGCGCCGTTCTTCGTCGGCAAGGACGCGCGCGACCTCGAGGCGCTGATCGACGGGGTGTACCTGGCCGACTCCAACTACAAGTGGCAGGGCCTGTCGTTCTGGGTCCCGGTGGCGAGCGTCGAGTTCGCGGTACTCGACCTGCTCGGCCAGGTGGCGCGGCAACCGATCGGCGAGCTGCTCGGCGGCGTGCGGCGGCGCGACATCGCCGTCTATCGCGCGAGCGGCAATCGCGGCAACTCGCCGGAGGCGGAGCTGGCCTACCTGCAGCGACTCGTCGAGGAGATCGGGGCCAGGGCGATCAAGTTCCGCCTCGGCGCGCGGATGCGGTACGACGAGGCGTCGACGCGCCGCGACCTCGCGCTCATCCCGCTGACCCGCAAGGCGTTCGGCGACGCGATGGCGATCCACGCCGACGCCAACGGGTCCTACGACGTGCCGACCGCCCTGCGCATCGGTGCGCTGATGCGCGACCACGGCCTGGCGTTCCTCGAGGAACCCGTGCCCTTCGACAGCTACGACGAGACCAGGGCGATCGCCGACGCCTTGCCCCTGCCGGTCGCCGGCGGCGAACAGGAGAGCAGCCTCCGCCGCTTCCGCTGGATGATCGAGCACCGCGGCGTCGACGTCGTGCAGCCCGATCTCTTCTACTTCGGGGGCCTGATCCGATCGATCCGCGTCGCCCGCATGGCCGCGGTCGCCGGCATGCCCTGCACGCCGCACATGTCGGGCGGCGGCCTGGGCTATCTCTACGTCGCGCACTTCGCGTCGTGTGTCCCCAACGCCGGGCCCTTCCAGGAGTACAAGGGCCGCGAGGACGACCTGCCCGTTTCGTCCGAGACGTCCTCGCTGCGGTGCGTGAACGGCGTGCTCACCGTGCCCACCGGCCCCGGACTCGGTGTCTCCCTCGATCCGGCGTTCCTGGCCAGGGCCGTGCCCGTCGCCTGA
- a CDS encoding TetR/AcrR family transcriptional regulator, translating into MTRAPDDPSPPADTSVRERLLATASTLFYREGIRAVGIQRVIEEAGVAKASLYAHFASKDELVAAYLARRSEAVQAQFAAVLDGEGAPVDRLLGLFDTCLAWMASAEFRGCPFQHADSELGCAEHPARKVLAAHRAWLQARVAAVVREAGVRSPDQVAGALLALFEGAVARALAEGTPAAGHDARWAATVLLGRTGGPRTRVARAWPRSGPTTSS; encoded by the coding sequence ATGACGCGCGCTCCCGACGACCCGTCCCCACCAGCCGACACGTCGGTCCGCGAGCGACTGCTCGCCACCGCGAGCACGCTGTTCTATCGGGAAGGGATCCGCGCCGTCGGGATCCAGCGGGTCATCGAGGAGGCGGGAGTCGCCAAGGCGTCGCTCTACGCGCACTTCGCCTCGAAGGACGAGCTGGTTGCGGCCTACCTCGCGCGCCGCAGCGAGGCGGTGCAGGCGCAGTTTGCCGCCGTGCTCGACGGCGAGGGGGCGCCGGTGGACCGCCTGCTCGGGCTGTTCGACACCTGCCTGGCATGGATGGCGTCGGCCGAGTTCCGCGGCTGCCCGTTCCAGCACGCCGACAGCGAACTGGGGTGCGCCGAACATCCGGCGCGCAAGGTGCTCGCGGCGCACCGAGCCTGGCTGCAGGCACGAGTCGCTGCCGTGGTACGAGAAGCCGGGGTGCGGTCGCCCGACCAGGTCGCCGGGGCGCTCCTGGCGCTGTTCGAGGGCGCCGTGGCGCGGGCGCTCGCGGAGGGCACGCCCGCCGCCGGGCACGACGCGCGATGGGCCGCGACGGTGCTCCTTGGCCGAACGGGGGGGCCACGGACGCGAGTGGCGCGCGCGTGGCCCCGGAGTGGCCCGACTACTTCTTCTTGA